Sequence from the Meleagris gallopavo isolate NT-WF06-2002-E0010 breed Aviagen turkey brand Nicholas breeding stock chromosome Z, Turkey_5.1, whole genome shotgun sequence genome:
TTTCTGTCCTGCACAAAGTCAAAATACCTAtgcagaatatatatatataatatatatatatatgttatttgTGCACAAAGGTTAGCTTATTATTAGCTCACTGCAAAGGCGTAATGTATCACGTCAATCgttttggaaaacattttgagtTTTGTGTCAAAAATGatatttcttttaagttttctaGGCTAGGAGGCACAAACCCCAACTCTGGCATACTGTATTCTTAATGCTAAGGCTTGCTGCTCTGgctgtgtattttttgttgtcCCTCTTTACTATAGTGCCTGTTACAAGCATGTGTGTaagtgtgtatacatatatatgtatacacgggttgtataaatatatatatataaaattttccCCATTAGTTATCAGTCCAACCATGCAATCCAAAAGGTGGCTCTGCATAGATGCCCAGCATATAGTTCACCACCTGAGCCAACCCTGAAGCAAGGCGCACTGTAGTCCTTCtgataggttttttttttgtttaaaaccaaGCTACTGCAGCTTCAAGTATTTTGCATTACATAGATTTTTTTATAAATTAGTTAATgttatatttttcaatattcaGACATATACTATAATATATATACAGTACAATAAATgctctcattcttttttttaatttttttgataAATCCCTGAGAATGTATGTTGACAGTCGCTAAGTTTCCACATGCACAAGCATTGTGTGCCATGCTTCTGGATGAACAGCACTGCAAAGCCACGTGGTCAGCCTTTGAACTATTACTATTTCATTTGTTGGTTTGTTTAAATATGCTGAAATGTAAGGATGAGTTACAAAGGAGTAAAGCTGAATCCATTCGAGGTACTTATCACAGGATGGAGGTGTTTGGTTTTTAAAGCCATTGCAATATACGTTTGTTTTTGAGGCTGTGAACGTATACAGAAAGAACAGGAGAGCAATGTGGGCTTTTGCCACTTGACAACATATACTCAGTGTAAACCAAACCTTTTTTAACCTCTCTCtcatacaaaacagaaaaaaggaaaaaaattagacaCACGAACTTTCACAACATGACAGTTTAGTTTGAAAACTCAATATAACTATACACATATAATACCGGTGTGGCTCTGTTTCTTTAAGTTAAAAAGGATACAAAGGCAGGCTCaagtaaaaacaaaccaccCTTCCCTCCCCTATTTCACTCCTCATTCACACATTTTTTGTCAACCAAACCGCTCCCGAACCAACATCATCAgtttctttttgcctttgtaGATTTGTTTTAGGTTGTCAATGAACTGTGTAAACTGGATGTGTCCATCATGAGCCATTAAGAAGGTTTCTCGAGCCTTGCTGAGGAACTCTATAAACTCACTATAGTGTCGAGGGCTGATGTGAGTGAGACGTGAATGAGTCGTATTAATGTAGGCTCCAATCGTGGCATCTAAGAGTTGCCTTAAAGGGGCTTTGTCCAGTGACATGAGCTTACCAGAGTTCCTCCTTCCATGAAGTCCTACCATGCCAGGAGTGGTCAAAGTACACCTACGCAAAATGTCTGATAGTACTGTTGCACATTTGACACTTTTGACAACCAGAGGTATTATAGCTGCTAGCTCATTTTTCCCAAGGGAGTGGCTGAGCGCACATGCCCACAGAACGTCATTAATGGCAGGGTGTGTGTCCTGATTGTAACTCAGGTTGAGATGTGTCATGGCCAAAGTGGCCAGCTTGTAGGCCCGCATAGGGTAGCCGCGGTGCTCCATGTATCGTGCTATAGTAAAAAGCTGCGAGTAGCTCATGCCTGTTGTAGCAGCATCTAGAACGATTTGGTAAGCGGTCTCAAAAGCTATGTGATCCTTTTCACATAAGGTCAGTGCAGAGAGGGCACAGTTTTGAGGATCCTTCATGGCACACTGAAGAGCAAGCGTCCTAGCACTGCTGGCCAGCTTCTCCTGCTGATGGCAGTCCAGGTGCAGACGGACGATAGTGCTGTTGGACATCACCGTTGTAGCAACAATACTAGTGGCTTCGGTTGGAGTGAATAGTGTAAACCAGTTTTGCATGATGCTATCCAGTGCATAAACACCTGTAGAAAGAAGAGATCAGCTGCAGCTGATAAAAGCCAGTGATACAGATGCTTAGCAAGAGATTATGTTTTTAGCAGTCTATAAGGTTATCAAGGGGATATGTCTTGCCAAGAAAGCTCAGAAAAAGACAATAAAACAGAAGCTAATGTGCAAAATCTGCAGCAATCACTGAAGTGCAGAGAACAACATAAAAAAGTCTGTAAGGCAAGCTTTAATCTCCTAGTGTAACAGTTGAGCTGTTTTacatattatttaaaacaatttggATAACAAGATCTGGCTCATTTGGTCTCATCACATCATCAAAAGCAATCTTCATATTGAACtattttaaaaggcaattttaacttcttttctCAGTGTGGACCTCAAGTGCATGCAGAAAAGAACATGAAACCACGCTAATGGCTTACTTACGAGAGCATACTAGGCATGccttaaaaaaagagaaaaagaccCAAGAATCCTAACCCACACCTGCTTCCAGGTTTTCAGATACAGCTTGAATCAAAATCAAACACACCTGAAGACTAAGCTGTATATTAGGAAAATACTTGGAGCAATATTCACTACTTGTTATTATCTgaaatagatattttatttagtatCACTTTATTCCTGGTGTGAATATGTTTGTTTGACAGGGGGAGAGTGGGGAAAACTCTGACTGATGGGTTCTGTAATTTAACTTTATAGCCAACTAGAGTGCTTTATTTATGCTAGAGACAGGTTACACACATTTGTGAACCCAGATAAACCACATCCTGAGGtcctcattttctctgcagGACTCTGATGCTTCCTGTGCATCCCTTCACTCACAGGAAAAAATGGAGCACAGCCAGAGCATACCGTAACTTCATTTAAATAAGCAGATTCCTTGCTTTACTAATATGATTAAGTCTCAAGAGTACTTTGCATGACATTATAGGTTCTTTATTGGATACTTCTATTAGAATATGTAAACTAATTTAAAGCTTTTATAACCAGCATTTTATTTGCCAATACGCAACTGCACAAAATAATATCCAGGCACTATGCATAATATACCCTGAGTAATAATTATCTCTGCAAAGATACAAGAATGTTAAAACAAGAGCACTGCATCAAAATTTTGTTACACACCCGTGTATGCTGCAGGGCAAAAAGGTCACACTGTATTACTCACATATTATCTCACCTGGCCTGCGCCTATTCCATCATGTGCTCAAGAAAATCACTCATTATTGCCATAATTAATACCTTATGTAAAAAGGAACTTTCTAGATAACAGAAAGGTAGAACCACTTGCAGAGCTTGGGAATTAACAAAAAATTCAAGTTATCTAAGATTAACTGATGAAAAGCAGGAGCTCTTGAACAGCATCTTTGCACGTACCTACTTCTGTTGCACATGTTACCAGCCACCTCACCATTTCCCGCCGTCGCCAGTTCAGCGTTGACAGCGTCATCCGCATCACctattaaaacagaaacaaataatcCTAACTGTAAAATTGATACAAAAAAACCGCCAGCAGTTAGGTATTTAAGTTACTCAGATACACTGGGGTTCAAAATAGCAGCTTCttgctctctctgctctgctatGTCTTTCAGTTGACATGTCCAAAGATTTGAAAATACTTCACAACTATCTTAGAAGAGAACGTAGAGTTTAATTCCAACTGCAGGCCCTTCAGGTCTAAATGAAAGGCTCCATTTTGTtagggaaaagcaaaaacaaaacaaagtccAACCAATTACGGATGAGTCAAATTAAATTACATTGTCTCTTCTCCCTCTAAGAAGAGTAGCCTTCAAAGTGGAAACATGTTCACTTTTGTTGGGCAAACTAACCCAATTTCCCCTACATGTGCGTTTCTTTTCACTGACTTAAATAATACGGACaagaatttgaattttaatgTCTGGTAATTCTACAACTAATTCGACGCACACTTGTAAATATGTTCAGATATTATTAAACCTCTCATAGCAATGATTTCTCTACCTGAACAGAGATCCTGCAAAAAAAGCTCCATCCAAAATCATTGAAAACCCAGAATTCTTAAAGCTTTGATTGCAGTGTCCCTATTATATTCCACTATCAGTTATTGCttgtattatttgcaaaatgtaggcaaaaatgtttcttcagtaaaacaaaGACATTATACAGAAATTGCACAGAAAGCTTGCTTTGGCTAATCGGACATTCCACAGACACAGGTAAAGAATCCAAACAGTCTTCTCTTTTACTATCTCAGTCATCGTCCCATAGCAATAGCTGTAGTAATGCAGTTAGGTCAATCATAAAGCTCTCAGCAATGAGCAATACCTATTACAGTCATAAAATCCACTTATTAAACAGTTTGGAGTCAAGCAGTACTTGTAAGAGAGTTCTCTGCTCATGTGCCTTCCCAGTACTAAGGTGGCTTCAAAGCCATATGTAGACCTCTGTCATACCAGCTATTCTTGCCACCTCCTTTTGTTCTAAACTGTAGAAAAGATAATTAAGAAGATGGAAGGTCTACTAAAGAACATGAATGAACTGTGTGGTTGTGATTCCATGGTGGTCTCCAAGCATTCCTACCTTAGGAGTTGGTGACTGGCTGTCACAGGACAAGAATTTTGTTAGCTTTATCAGCCTCAAACATTGGAACATCAGCTTGATTAAGCTATAATGTAAGTGCTAGAGCACAGaataatatttgaaagaaagttGATGTGTAAGAATCAACTCTATacaatttcaaatgaaaacaaagctaaTACAGAGCATGGAAAAAGCCTCTGCTTGAAGTACGTCTGGATTGGAAACAGCATCTCCAAGTCTAAATTCTTTGGAGTTGTtctagtttcagctgggattaAACTGTTTTCCTCAGCATGTCTGGtatgatacttttttttattttctccttcatccCATTGGAAAGCAATGGAGTGAGCAAACAACTGCGTGATGCTGACCCACCTTCTGGGTTAAACTACAACATGAGTGCAGCTATCTGTCCTCTCCATCAATGAGAAAGTCAAGATGACTTTCTTTACTGATGCACACATAATTGAAGGCTAACACTCTTCCAGTATCAAAGACAAAATTTCAGCTTACCCCAACTATAGTGACCCCAACAGAAAATAGATCTATGGTCTGAATTCTGCTACTGATGCAAGAgggaaaaggttaaaaaaaaaaacaaccaaacaactgTATGAATGACAACTTCATTTAAAGTCTTCTCTGATTACATTCTTCTCTGTGGTGGTCTGTAAAAGGATCGGTCACAACAGTCTTCAGCAAGCACAGTCAATATAATAACAATTCCAGCGCAGACAGTCCTAACTTGAGAGGACACATCATCATATCTAGTCCCTTGATCTACAAGTTTGTCTTCAACTATACtggagttgtgtttttttcaccTGATTAAACTGATGGGCTGAGAACACTAAGAGAGGTGCCCTTTAAcgatgattaaaaataaaacaaaaaggaaaaaaacaacaataaggATTTCAAATAAAGCATATATCGATGTCTTGATCAAAGGGGAGCTGAAATTAATTTACAAGATCATCCACGTTGCTAAGGAACTATTTCACTTCCGCTCAAAACACTCCTGAGACACCTTTTCTATCAAGAAGAGGGCTTCTCAACAGGTAAGTCTGAAAATAACAGGAAAC
This genomic interval carries:
- the LOC100538555 gene encoding zinc finger SWIM domain-containing protein 6; this encodes MSRPHHIASVVPNRYPRWFTLSHIESQQCELASTMLTAAKGDVRRLETVLESIQKNIHSSSHIFKLAQDAFKIATLMDSLPDITLLKVSLELGLQVMRMTLSTLNWRRREMVRWLVTCATEVGVYALDSIMQNWFTLFTPTEATSIVATTVMSNSTIVRLHLDCHQQEKLASSARTLALQCAMKDPQNCALSALTLCEKDHIAFETAYQIVLDAATTGMSYSQLFTIARYMEHRGYPMRAYKLATLAMTHLNLSYNQDTHPAINDVLWACALSHSLGKNELAAIIPLVVKSVKCATVLSDILRRCTLTTPGMVGLHGRRNSGKLMSLDKAPLRQLLDATIGAYINTTHSRLTHISPRHYSEFIEFLSKARETFLMAHDGHIQFTQFIDNLKQIYKGKKKLMMLVRERFG